In the genome of Blastopirellula retiformator, the window GAAACGTTATGACTGATGCGGATCAACTACGGCTAAAACTGCAAGAGCTCCAAGCCGAGTTGCGTGATATCGACGAGATGGATGCCGAGACGCGTCGGTTGCTGGAAGGGGCGATGGAAGAGATTCATGACGCCCTCAACCAGGATAACTCGGACGCGCTGCAGCACCCGTCGCTAGTCGACAACCTCAACAAAGCGACGCAAGAATTCGAAACGTCGCACCCCGGCCTGACTCGCATCATCGGCAACATGGTCGACATCCTCGGGAACACCGGGATCTAGGTTGAACAAAGCTAAACACGAAACGAAAAAGCGACGCTAGAGGGCGTCGCTTTTTTTGTGCGTTTAGCAGTCCGTTGATTTTCTCGACGGACTGCGTGATCGCACGGATGCGATCCCAAAATAACGACGTAAG includes:
- a CDS encoding DUF4404 family protein produces the protein MTDADQLRLKLQELQAELRDIDEMDAETRRLLEGAMEEIHDALNQDNSDALQHPSLVDNLNKATQEFETSHPGLTRIIGNMVDILGNTGI